In Caballeronia sp. Lep1P3, a single genomic region encodes these proteins:
- a CDS encoding methanol/ethanol family PQQ-dependent dehydrogenase, with the protein MNLRTLVLGLAVVATAGLNSYVAQADPQLDSLIKNPSNWAAQAGDYSNHRYSTLKQINENNVGKLQVAWTMSTGVLRGHEGSPLVIGDTMYIHSPFPNKVIAINLKDQTFIWQYQPKQDQQVISVMCCDTVNRGLAYGDGKIFLQQADTKLVALDAKTGDVVWSAQNGDPKKGETNTNAPHVFGDKVLTGISGGEFGVRGRLIAYNIKDGKEVWKAYSTGPDDEMLLDPQQTMTWTDGKMTPVGADSSIKSWQGDQWKWGGGTTWGWYAWDPKLNLVYYGTGNPGTWNPSQRPGDNKWSMSIFARDLNTGKAKWVYQMTPHDEWDYDGVNEMILSDLTIGGKRVPAIVHFDRNGFGYTLNRETGELLVAQKYDPAVNWADSVDIKSGLPIRNAAYSTQKAGADHNVKGICPAALGSKDQQPAAFDPNTSLFLVPTNHVCMNYEPFQVDYVAGQPYVGATLEMFPGPNENGAMGNFIAWDAAKGKIAWSKPERFSVWSGALATAGGIAFYGTLEGYIKAVRIKDGKELWKFKTPSGVIGNVFTYTFQGKQYVGVYSGIGGWAGIGMAAGLEKSTEGLGAVGGYKDLAKYTALGGTLFIFAIPS; encoded by the coding sequence ATGAACTTACGCACCCTGGTTCTTGGACTGGCGGTGGTCGCGACGGCAGGCCTGAATTCCTACGTGGCGCAGGCCGATCCGCAGCTCGACAGCCTGATCAAGAATCCCTCGAACTGGGCGGCGCAAGCGGGCGATTATTCGAATCACCGCTATAGCACGCTCAAGCAGATCAACGAAAACAACGTCGGCAAACTACAGGTTGCCTGGACCATGTCCACCGGCGTGCTGCGCGGCCACGAAGGCTCGCCGCTCGTCATCGGCGACACGATGTATATCCACTCGCCATTTCCCAACAAAGTCATTGCCATTAATCTCAAGGACCAGACCTTCATCTGGCAATATCAGCCGAAGCAGGATCAGCAAGTCATTTCGGTGATGTGCTGCGATACCGTCAATCGCGGGCTCGCCTACGGCGACGGCAAGATATTCCTTCAGCAAGCCGACACCAAGCTCGTCGCACTCGATGCAAAAACCGGCGACGTCGTATGGTCCGCGCAAAACGGCGATCCGAAGAAAGGCGAAACCAACACCAACGCGCCACATGTTTTCGGCGACAAAGTCCTGACCGGCATTTCGGGCGGCGAGTTCGGCGTGCGCGGACGACTCATTGCCTACAACATCAAGGACGGCAAGGAAGTCTGGAAAGCCTATAGCACCGGCCCCGACGATGAAATGCTGCTCGACCCGCAGCAAACGATGACCTGGACCGACGGCAAGATGACGCCCGTCGGCGCGGATTCGTCGATCAAGAGCTGGCAAGGCGACCAGTGGAAGTGGGGCGGCGGGACCACATGGGGCTGGTATGCATGGGACCCGAAGCTCAACCTTGTCTACTACGGCACGGGCAATCCCGGCACATGGAACCCTTCTCAGCGGCCAGGCGACAACAAATGGTCGATGTCCATCTTCGCGCGCGATCTCAATACCGGCAAGGCGAAGTGGGTCTATCAAATGACGCCTCACGACGAATGGGACTATGACGGCGTCAACGAGATGATCCTCTCGGACCTGACCATTGGCGGCAAGCGTGTGCCGGCCATCGTCCACTTCGATCGCAACGGCTTCGGCTATACGTTGAATCGTGAAACGGGCGAACTGCTCGTCGCGCAGAAGTACGATCCGGCAGTGAACTGGGCCGATAGCGTCGACATCAAGAGCGGCTTGCCGATTCGCAATGCAGCGTATTCGACGCAAAAGGCCGGCGCCGATCACAACGTGAAGGGCATCTGTCCCGCTGCGCTCGGTTCGAAGGATCAGCAGCCCGCCGCATTCGATCCGAATACGAGCCTGTTCCTCGTGCCGACGAATCACGTCTGCATGAACTACGAGCCGTTTCAGGTCGATTACGTTGCCGGTCAGCCGTATGTAGGCGCAACGCTGGAGATGTTCCCCGGTCCCAACGAGAACGGCGCGATGGGCAACTTCATCGCGTGGGATGCGGCCAAGGGCAAGATCGCATGGTCCAAGCCCGAGCGCTTCTCCGTATGGTCGGGCGCGCTCGCGACCGCAGGCGGCATCGCGTTCTACGGCACGCTCGAAGGCTACATCAAGGCCGTGCGCATCAAGGACGGCAAGGAGCTGTGGAAGTTCAAGACGCCTTCGGGAGTCATCGGCAATGTGTTCACCTACACGTTCCAGGGCAAGCAGTACGTTGGCGTGTATTCGGGCATCGGCGGCTGGGCGGGCATCGGCATGGCGGCGGGCCTGGAAAAGTCGACGGAAGGTCTGGGCGCGGTAGGCGGCTATAAGGACCTCGCGAAATACACGGCACTCGGCGGCACGCTCTTCATATTCGCCATCCCGAGTTGA
- a CDS encoding beta-ribofuranosylaminobenzene 5'-phosphate synthase family protein, whose product MTAPTRLSPPAITIAASARLHLGFIDPNASLGRAFGSVGLVIDAHATRITARRSQHEAHIEGAASPAQHDRIQASLKQLHAALNVSHPVDIDVHETPRPHTGLGSGTQLALALGTAFARLTGHDIGTADIARILGRGARSGIGIHGFEHGGLIVDGGRSVARTNAATLPPMLARQPFPDAWRVLLIDDTSRVGLHGDAEKRSLAALAPFPATLAAHLSHLVLMRILPAVAESDFDTFADAISDMQQTIGEYFAPVQGGVFASPAVARALEAVAAEQKAGIGQTSWGPVGFAFVRSAQHAERALAAAKRASRQAPLAFTIAAARNRGATWHTAARRQHDADAA is encoded by the coding sequence ATGACCGCCCCCACGCGTCTATCCCCCCCGGCGATCACGATCGCAGCCTCAGCCCGGCTGCATCTCGGCTTCATCGATCCGAACGCTTCGCTCGGCCGCGCCTTCGGTAGCGTGGGCCTCGTCATCGATGCACACGCCACGCGCATCACCGCGCGTCGCTCGCAGCACGAGGCGCACATAGAAGGCGCAGCAAGCCCGGCCCAGCACGACCGCATCCAAGCGTCTCTCAAGCAACTGCACGCAGCGCTCAACGTCTCGCATCCCGTCGACATAGACGTGCACGAAACGCCCCGCCCGCATACGGGCCTCGGCTCCGGCACGCAACTCGCCCTCGCGCTCGGCACTGCGTTCGCGCGTCTCACCGGCCACGACATCGGCACCGCGGACATCGCCCGCATACTCGGCCGCGGCGCGCGCTCCGGCATCGGCATTCACGGCTTCGAACACGGCGGACTGATCGTCGATGGCGGACGCAGCGTCGCCCGGACGAACGCGGCCACGCTGCCGCCCATGCTCGCGCGCCAGCCGTTTCCCGATGCGTGGCGCGTCCTGCTCATCGACGACACGTCGCGCGTAGGCCTGCACGGCGATGCCGAAAAACGCAGCCTGGCCGCACTCGCGCCCTTCCCCGCGACGCTCGCCGCGCACCTCTCGCATCTCGTGCTCATGCGTATCCTGCCCGCCGTCGCGGAAAGCGATTTCGATACCTTCGCCGACGCCATCTCCGACATGCAGCAGACCATCGGCGAATACTTCGCGCCCGTGCAGGGCGGCGTGTTCGCGAGTCCCGCCGTCGCGCGCGCGCTCGAAGCCGTCGCCGCCGAGCAGAAGGCCGGCATCGGGCAGACGTCGTGGGGACCGGTCGGCTTCGCGTTCGTTCGAAGCGCACAGCACGCGGAGCGCGCGCTCGCAGCCGCTAAGCGCGCATCGCGGCAGGCGCCGCTCGCGTTCACCATCGCCGCCGCCCGCAATCGTGGCGCGACGTGGCATACAGCCGCCCGCCGGCAGCACGATGCGGATGCCGCCTGA
- a CDS encoding ATP-grasp domain-containing protein: MMLHDAARAPRVAVAGLSARLLAQSAARAGLNVVALDIFGDRDTRAHAGMWFDIGGDGLSIDRARLYDALERAARLPRMLGLIVTSGLEPLAIELSRAPRVPRFIGNGAQSASVRDPRRFFALLDEAHVAHPDVRFSAPADASGWLVKRSDGCGGTHIERAEDIGNMPSDAYFQRLSHGRSMSALFIGARREAAVIGFAEQLTVAAGHLPFVHAGSLGPVMLPRDTAARIVAAIETIVWQTDLAGLNSIDFLLDDDTFQVLEINTRPSSTMALYEAAWPNAWPHGLIGAHLEACLDGELPRANTALMRPPLIAGQRVVFAPRSFTVSGAFSDACFDDSACHDVPLSGARIEAGMPVCTMTAAASELDALRIELDAQCTRVLQRMDTL, translated from the coding sequence ATGATGCTGCACGACGCCGCGCGTGCGCCCCGCGTCGCGGTTGCGGGACTGTCCGCGCGTCTGCTCGCGCAATCGGCGGCGCGCGCGGGCCTCAACGTGGTCGCGCTCGACATCTTCGGCGACCGCGATACGCGCGCGCATGCGGGCATGTGGTTCGATATCGGCGGCGACGGTCTCTCCATCGATCGCGCGCGTCTTTACGATGCGCTGGAGCGAGCCGCGCGCCTGCCGCGCATGCTGGGCCTCATCGTGACGAGCGGACTGGAGCCGCTCGCCATCGAGCTGAGCCGCGCGCCGCGCGTGCCGCGTTTCATCGGCAACGGCGCGCAATCGGCAAGCGTGCGCGATCCGCGACGCTTCTTCGCGTTGCTCGACGAAGCGCATGTCGCGCATCCGGACGTGCGTTTCTCCGCGCCCGCCGATGCGAGCGGCTGGCTCGTCAAGCGCTCCGATGGCTGCGGCGGCACGCATATCGAACGGGCGGAGGACATCGGCAATATGCCTTCCGATGCCTATTTCCAGCGTCTTTCGCACGGCCGTTCGATGTCGGCGCTCTTCATCGGCGCGCGGCGCGAGGCGGCGGTCATCGGTTTCGCGGAACAGCTCACGGTGGCAGCGGGCCATCTTCCATTCGTGCACGCGGGTTCGCTCGGCCCCGTCATGTTGCCGCGCGATACGGCCGCGCGCATCGTCGCCGCCATCGAAACGATCGTGTGGCAAACGGATCTCGCGGGACTCAACAGCATCGACTTCCTGCTCGACGACGACACGTTCCAGGTGCTCGAAATCAACACGCGCCCTTCCTCGACGATGGCCCTTTACGAAGCTGCATGGCCGAACGCGTGGCCGCACGGCCTGATCGGGGCGCATCTCGAAGCGTGTCTCGACGGCGAGTTGCCGCGCGCGAACACGGCCCTCATGCGGCCGCCGTTGATCGCGGGACAGCGCGTGGTTTTCGCGCCGCGAAGTTTCACCGTATCGGGCGCGTTCAGCGACGCCTGTTTCGACGATTCCGCATGCCATGACGTGCCGCTATCGGGCGCGCGCATCGAGGCGGGCATGCCCGTTTGCACGATGACCGCCGCCGCATCCGAACTGGATGCATTGCGCATCGAACTCGACGCGCAATGCACGCGCGTTCTGCAACGCATGGACACTCTCTGA
- a CDS encoding 4a-hydroxytetrahydrobiopterin dehydratase, translating into MAQAEKVYSDDEVQQRLNGPLKHWYLEDGWLRRKFRTEGWKGTLMVVNTVGHLAEAAWHHPDLTVSYAFVVVKLKTHSAKGITDKDFALASKIEEVVQWQPGVEGGPLQGTPSDDQRFRYVKYDRLS; encoded by the coding sequence ATGGCTCAAGCAGAAAAAGTCTATTCGGACGATGAGGTTCAGCAGCGTCTGAACGGTCCGCTCAAGCACTGGTATCTCGAAGATGGGTGGCTTCGGCGCAAGTTCAGAACCGAAGGCTGGAAAGGCACGCTCATGGTCGTGAATACCGTTGGGCATCTGGCCGAGGCAGCCTGGCATCATCCGGATCTCACCGTCTCTTATGCGTTCGTTGTCGTCAAGCTCAAGACGCATTCGGCTAAAGGAATCACCGATAAGGATTTCGCGCTTGCTTCCAAGATCGAAGAGGTCGTTCAGTGGCAGCCGGGGGTTGAGGGTGGTCCTCTTCAGGGGACGCCTTCCGATGATCAGCGGTTTAGGTATGTCAAGTACGACCGCCTTTCTTAG
- a CDS encoding RimK family alpha-L-glutamate ligase: MARHARDAMTRIAIMTDETGWHTGRLKKAFRARGVDARCVDLADCRIDTTWAPHGLAIPGFGHALPDAVFVRGIAGGTFEQVTLRLGILHALRECGVPVYNDARAIERSVDKSMTSFLLNRYGVPTPATWTCESAAFAQRVLMREAAAGRKVVMKPLFGSQGKGLERPDIALPSLAGFNEVAYLQRYIDAGSPGFDWRVLVIGNEAVAAMKRVGGDGWIHNFARGARCEPAELTPALADTAVRASNALGLDYAGVDLIACDERPLVLEVNGVAAWRGLQSVTPLDIAARLVDDLLDRKLAATQRKLALASGDASA; encoded by the coding sequence ATGGCACGTCACGCAAGAGACGCCATGACACGCATCGCGATCATGACCGACGAGACCGGCTGGCACACCGGCCGTCTGAAGAAAGCGTTCCGCGCGCGCGGCGTGGACGCGCGTTGCGTCGATCTGGCGGACTGCCGCATCGACACGACATGGGCGCCGCATGGCCTCGCGATTCCCGGCTTCGGACACGCGCTGCCCGATGCGGTTTTCGTGCGCGGCATCGCGGGCGGCACGTTCGAGCAAGTGACGCTGCGGCTCGGCATCCTGCATGCGCTGCGCGAATGCGGCGTGCCGGTCTATAACGATGCACGCGCCATCGAGCGCAGCGTCGACAAGTCGATGACGAGCTTCCTGCTCAACCGATACGGCGTGCCGACGCCCGCGACGTGGACCTGCGAATCGGCCGCGTTCGCGCAGCGCGTCTTGATGCGCGAAGCGGCGGCGGGCCGCAAGGTCGTGATGAAGCCGCTCTTCGGATCGCAAGGGAAGGGCCTTGAGCGCCCCGATATCGCGTTGCCATCGCTCGCCGGATTCAACGAAGTGGCTTATTTGCAGCGCTATATCGATGCGGGCAGCCCCGGCTTCGACTGGCGCGTGCTCGTGATCGGCAACGAAGCGGTCGCGGCGATGAAGCGCGTGGGCGGCGATGGCTGGATTCACAACTTCGCGCGCGGCGCGCGCTGCGAGCCGGCCGAACTCACGCCCGCACTCGCCGATACCGCCGTGCGCGCGAGCAACGCGCTCGGCCTCGATTACGCGGGCGTCGATCTGATCGCATGCGATGAGCGTCCGCTCGTGCTCGAAGTGAACGGCGTCGCGGCATGGCGCGGCTTGCAATCGGTGACGCCGCTCGATATCGCGGCGCGCCTCGTCGACGATCTGCTCGATCGCAAACTCGCTGCAACGCAACGCAAGCTCGCGCTTGCCAGCGGCGATGCAAGCGCCTGA
- a CDS encoding LysR family transcriptional regulator — MNFVRSLTLRQLQIFVITARCPSFARAAEELHLTQPAVSMQIKQLEDAIGLPLFERVARRLALTEAGERLQHHASRILGEIKDAEDAMMSLTQADSGSIAVSIVSSATYFAPKLLALYSQQYPRVNVHFSVGNRETLLRLLQDNATDLAIMGRPPPELGTTAEPLACHPHVIVAPLSHPLRHARRFDLQELASDTFLLREPGSGTRAVAEHVFRQNLFVPSRSVTLGSNETIKQAVMAGMGVSLISLHTLGLELRTGEIAVLDVNGTPIDRTWQLVHSRSKQLSPTCLAFRRFLLEHAEPFLEREFAPFGLLRSKRLADAENIR, encoded by the coding sequence ATGAATTTCGTCCGCTCGCTCACGCTGCGTCAGCTTCAAATCTTCGTGATTACCGCGCGTTGTCCCAGCTTCGCGCGCGCGGCGGAAGAACTGCATTTGACGCAACCCGCCGTGTCGATGCAGATCAAGCAACTCGAAGACGCGATTGGCCTGCCGCTTTTCGAACGCGTCGCGCGCCGTCTTGCGCTAACCGAAGCGGGCGAACGATTGCAGCATCACGCGAGCCGCATCCTCGGGGAAATCAAGGATGCGGAAGACGCGATGATGTCGCTCACGCAAGCGGACAGCGGGTCCATTGCAGTCAGCATCGTGAGTTCGGCGACCTACTTCGCGCCCAAGCTGCTTGCACTGTATTCGCAGCAGTATCCGAGAGTGAATGTGCATTTCTCGGTCGGCAATCGTGAGACGCTGCTCAGGCTCCTGCAGGACAACGCCACCGATCTCGCCATCATGGGCCGTCCGCCGCCCGAGCTGGGCACGACCGCGGAGCCGCTTGCCTGTCATCCGCATGTGATCGTGGCGCCGTTGTCGCATCCGTTGCGGCATGCGCGGCGTTTCGATCTTCAGGAGCTTGCGAGCGATACGTTCCTTCTGCGCGAGCCGGGGTCGGGCACGCGCGCCGTCGCCGAACACGTCTTCAGGCAGAACCTGTTCGTTCCATCGCGCAGCGTCACGCTGGGAAGCAACGAGACCATCAAGCAGGCTGTCATGGCGGGCATGGGCGTGAGCCTTATTTCGCTGCATACGCTAGGCCTCGAACTGCGCACGGGCGAGATTGCCGTACTCGATGTGAACGGCACGCCGATCGACCGGACATGGCAACTCGTGCATTCGCGCTCCAAGCAATTGTCGCCTACGTGCCTTGCGTTTCGACGCTTTCTGCTCGAACACGCCGAGCCGTTTCTCGAACGCGAATTCGCGCCTTTCGGCTTGCTGCGCTCGAAACGTCTTGCCGATGCGGAAAACATCCGATGA
- a CDS encoding NAD(P)-dependent methylenetetrahydromethanopterin dehydrogenase — MPEATERPYVLHMFTSTPQMSPFDVNMAADAGYQILVPYCNVDEASVVQLTQDAIFSRGPKGVSRTGIFIGGRDVMLAADMLERARNAMVPPFEVSVFADPSGAYTTAAALVALAEKHLKAGHSVGLDGKRLLILGGTGAVGRVAAAMAASLGADVAVASHSSQSRATQVSDEINRRFDIATSGVATGAPEQLHRELARAEIVFATAVAGVQVMSAADLAHAKHMLIAADVNAVPPEGIAGVNVMDDGKPLAGAPRADAIGIGALAIGNVKYQAEHRLFVRMRTGGKPVYLGFPEAFDEARAIVAGQGS; from the coding sequence ATGCCCGAAGCGACCGAAAGACCGTACGTGCTGCACATGTTCACGAGCACGCCGCAGATGAGTCCATTCGATGTGAACATGGCGGCGGATGCCGGCTATCAGATCCTCGTGCCGTATTGCAATGTCGACGAAGCGAGCGTCGTGCAACTCACGCAGGACGCGATCTTCTCGCGCGGGCCGAAGGGCGTCTCGCGCACCGGCATCTTCATCGGCGGACGCGACGTGATGCTCGCCGCCGACATGCTAGAACGCGCGCGCAACGCGATGGTGCCGCCCTTCGAGGTCTCCGTGTTCGCCGACCCGAGCGGCGCTTACACGACAGCCGCCGCGCTCGTCGCGCTCGCGGAAAAGCATCTGAAGGCCGGGCACAGCGTCGGGCTGGACGGCAAGCGCCTCTTGATCCTCGGCGGCACCGGCGCGGTCGGGCGCGTGGCGGCGGCGATGGCCGCATCGCTCGGTGCGGACGTCGCCGTCGCGAGCCATTCGAGCCAGTCGCGCGCCACGCAAGTGAGCGACGAGATCAACCGGCGCTTCGATATCGCCACGAGCGGCGTCGCGACCGGCGCGCCCGAGCAACTGCATCGCGAACTCGCGCGCGCGGAGATCGTCTTCGCCACCGCCGTCGCCGGCGTTCAGGTGATGAGCGCCGCCGACCTCGCGCACGCGAAGCACATGTTGATCGCCGCCGATGTCAACGCCGTGCCGCCCGAAGGCATCGCGGGCGTCAACGTGATGGACGACGGCAAGCCGCTCGCCGGCGCGCCGCGCGCGGACGCCATCGGCATCGGCGCGCTCGCCATCGGCAACGTGAAGTATCAGGCGGAGCATCGGCTCTTCGTGCGGATGCGAACCGGCGGCAAGCCCGTGTATCTCGGCTTTCCCGAAGCCTTCGACGAAGCGCGCGCCATCGTCGCGGGACAAGGCTCATGA
- a CDS encoding substrate-binding domain-containing protein, giving the protein MNHRNARRSAWLRLSIALVAALAANVSHGQGAGAPPPNLPNNDGADGVLRVCADPNNMPLSNQNGEGYENKIASQMASDFGYKLEYTYFPQRMGFVRNTLRQKVPDTERYKCDLVIGVPKGYELTATTRPYLHSTYAMVLANRPEYASIKTPADLMNLPPDQLRKMKLGIFVKSPAVDWLLRNNLIDQAVSYQGQSGDPEAFPGEMIEHDLAKGNVDAAFVWGPIAGYFVNRSDNKVRLVAFPPQPNIRFDFEISMGVRYGEKAWRDKVDNWIASNQPKIDQILTSYQVPLLPLQPMQPAQAQ; this is encoded by the coding sequence ATGAATCACCGTAACGCGAGACGCAGCGCGTGGTTGCGGCTTTCGATTGCACTGGTCGCGGCGCTTGCGGCAAATGTGTCTCATGGGCAAGGCGCGGGCGCTCCGCCGCCGAACCTGCCGAATAACGACGGCGCCGATGGCGTGCTGCGCGTGTGCGCCGACCCGAACAACATGCCGCTCTCGAACCAGAATGGCGAGGGCTACGAGAACAAGATTGCGAGCCAGATGGCGAGCGACTTCGGCTACAAGCTCGAATACACGTATTTTCCGCAGCGCATGGGCTTCGTGCGCAATACGCTGCGCCAGAAAGTGCCCGATACGGAACGCTACAAGTGCGATCTCGTCATCGGCGTGCCTAAGGGCTATGAACTCACCGCGACCACGCGGCCTTATCTTCATTCCACTTACGCGATGGTTCTCGCGAATCGCCCCGAGTACGCGAGCATCAAGACGCCTGCCGACTTGATGAACCTGCCGCCCGATCAATTGAGGAAAATGAAGCTCGGCATCTTTGTCAAAAGCCCCGCGGTCGATTGGCTGCTAAGGAATAACCTGATCGATCAGGCGGTCTCGTATCAGGGGCAAAGCGGCGATCCCGAAGCGTTTCCGGGCGAAATGATCGAGCACGATCTCGCGAAGGGTAACGTGGATGCCGCATTCGTTTGGGGGCCCATAGCCGGTTATTTCGTCAATCGTTCGGATAACAAAGTAAGGCTCGTTGCGTTTCCGCCGCAGCCGAACATTCGATTCGACTTCGAGATATCGATGGGCGTGCGCTATGGCGAGAAGGCATGGCGCGATAAGGTCGACAACTGGATCGCATCGAATCAGCCGAAGATCGACCAGATATTGACGAGCTATCAGGTGCCATTGCTGCCGTTGCAGCCCATGCAGCCGGCGCAAGCGCAATGA
- the mch gene encoding methenyltetrahydromethanopterin cyclohydrolase — protein MTTSSPLPAALSVNAMSAPLVAQLIEHHERLRVDVTRTAGGTIIVDAGVNAAGSVDAGVLIARICMGGLGHVTRRAAFDSDPLWPTFIEVHTSHPVLACLGSQYAGWSLSATKEQTGGKKFFSLGSGPARALAGKEPLFDELGYRDRHDRGALVMEVDRLPPQVVIDKVLADCGLAPENLVIAVTPTHSVAGTVQVVARVVEVALHKTHVLGVDLSEIVDASGSAPLPPPAPDGIAAMGRTNDAILYGGRVHLTVKSDAAAKRLAAELPSLNARDYGQPFADIFKSFNYDFYQIDAALFAPAEAWVSSLESGATHRGGKLNRALIGAQWHVTQETP, from the coding sequence ATGACGACATCCTCTCCTTTGCCCGCTGCGCTGAGCGTCAACGCGATGAGCGCGCCGCTCGTCGCGCAGTTGATCGAGCATCACGAACGGCTTCGCGTGGATGTCACGCGCACGGCGGGCGGCACGATCATCGTCGATGCCGGCGTGAACGCGGCGGGCAGCGTCGATGCGGGCGTGCTGATCGCGCGCATCTGCATGGGCGGGCTCGGGCATGTGACGCGCCGCGCCGCCTTCGATTCCGACCCGCTATGGCCGACGTTCATCGAAGTGCACACGTCCCATCCAGTGCTTGCATGCCTCGGCAGTCAGTACGCGGGCTGGAGCCTTTCGGCCACGAAGGAGCAGACCGGCGGCAAGAAGTTCTTCTCGCTCGGCTCGGGACCGGCGCGCGCACTCGCGGGCAAGGAACCGCTCTTCGACGAACTCGGCTATCGCGATCGCCATGATCGCGGCGCGCTCGTGATGGAAGTGGACCGGCTGCCGCCGCAAGTCGTCATCGACAAAGTACTCGCCGATTGCGGCCTCGCGCCGGAGAATCTCGTGATCGCCGTGACGCCGACACACTCTGTCGCGGGCACGGTGCAGGTCGTGGCGCGCGTCGTCGAAGTTGCGCTGCACAAGACGCATGTGCTGGGCGTCGATCTTTCGGAGATCGTCGACGCAAGCGGCAGCGCGCCGCTGCCGCCGCCCGCGCCCGATGGCATCGCCGCAATGGGCCGCACGAACGACGCGATTCTTTACGGCGGCCGCGTGCATCTCACCGTGAAAAGCGATGCAGCCGCGAAGCGCCTTGCCGCCGAACTGCCGTCGCTGAATGCGCGCGATTACGGGCAACCTTTCGCGGACATCTTCAAGTCGTTTAACTACGACTTCTATCAGATCGATGCCGCGCTTTTCGCGCCCGCCGAAGCATGGGTGTCGAGCCTCGAAAGCGGCGCGACGCATCGCGGCGGCAAGCTCAATCGCGCGCTCATCGGCGCGCAATGGCACGTCACGCAAGAGACGCCATGA
- a CDS encoding cytochrome c encodes MALAASTIAFAQNDAGQMKPVAYKVVDGNKVDNDTLQGWRTWRALACERCHGAKQEGLVGPSLVDAFKTLDKDEFHRTVFGGRVDKGMPDFSASQMMQKNWENLYAYLKGRSDGKINPGDLQAIDAK; translated from the coding sequence ATGGCGCTTGCGGCGTCCACCATTGCGTTTGCCCAGAACGACGCGGGGCAGATGAAGCCGGTGGCGTACAAGGTCGTCGACGGCAACAAGGTCGACAACGATACGTTGCAGGGCTGGCGTACCTGGCGCGCGCTCGCGTGCGAACGTTGTCACGGGGCGAAGCAGGAAGGTCTGGTCGGCCCGTCACTGGTCGATGCTTTCAAGACGCTCGACAAGGACGAGTTTCATCGCACCGTGTTCGGCGGACGCGTCGACAAGGGCATGCCCGATTTCAGCGCGAGTCAGATGATGCAGAAGAATTGGGAGAACCTCTACGCGTATCTCAAAGGGCGTTCAGACGGAAAGATCAATCCGGGCGACTTGCAGGCGATCGATGCGAAGTGA
- a CDS encoding triphosphoribosyl-dephospho-CoA synthase yields the protein MQAPDARRAFLRACCLDVETKKPGNVSVASAGHGMSAAQFIASAETAAAGLFTPRASVGARILDAVRRTSDAVGCNTNLGIVLLAAPLCVALETLATDATHAKHWHAATQSVLASLDIDDARLAYRAIALANPGGLGDAPEQSVHAPPTVGLRAAMTLAADRDSIARQYANGFADVFEAAQALSVADEQTAMLDAFLAFLSRWPDSHIVRKHGAAMAQSVTRDAAAHRARWLANGRRADTAELDAWDAHLKMRGINPGTSADLAVATLFVALMTSRVHDDA from the coding sequence ATGCAAGCGCCTGACGCGCGCCGCGCGTTCCTGCGCGCATGCTGCCTTGACGTCGAGACGAAGAAGCCGGGCAACGTGAGCGTCGCGAGCGCGGGGCATGGCATGAGCGCCGCGCAGTTCATCGCAAGCGCGGAGACGGCGGCAGCGGGCCTCTTTACGCCGCGCGCGAGCGTCGGCGCGCGCATTCTCGATGCCGTGCGCCGCACTTCCGATGCCGTCGGCTGCAACACGAATCTCGGCATCGTGCTGCTGGCCGCGCCGTTGTGCGTGGCGCTCGAAACGCTCGCTACCGATGCGACCCATGCAAAACACTGGCACGCCGCCACGCAAAGCGTGCTTGCCTCACTCGACATCGACGATGCGCGCCTCGCCTATCGTGCGATCGCGCTTGCGAATCCCGGCGGCCTCGGCGACGCGCCCGAGCAGTCCGTTCATGCGCCGCCGACCGTCGGCCTGCGCGCCGCGATGACGCTCGCCGCGGACCGCGACAGCATCGCGCGGCAATACGCGAACGGCTTCGCGGATGTCTTCGAAGCGGCGCAAGCCCTAAGCGTCGCCGATGAACAAACCGCCATGCTCGATGCGTTCCTCGCGTTTCTCTCGCGCTGGCCGGATTCGCACATAGTGCGCAAGCACGGCGCGGCGATGGCGCAAAGTGTCACGCGCGATGCCGCCGCGCATCGCGCACGCTGGCTCGCGAACGGCCGTCGCGCGGATACGGCCGAACTCGACGCGTGGGACGCGCATCTGAAGATGCGCGGCATCAACCCCGGCACGAGCGCGGACCTCGCGGTGGCGACGCTCTTCGTCGCGCTCATGACCTCGCGTGTGCACGATGACGCATGA